From one Streptomyces sp. ICC1 genomic stretch:
- a CDS encoding condensation domain-containing protein, with amino-acid sequence MPTDADSAARDRQQERQVELLRLARTRAAGRAKPRTGTGAASREDDHAARGTARSGTDPRAASAPLSRAQRRMWLMERLGGAGDSYHVPFATRVRGPFDVAAFATAVTSLVARHGILRTRYTECEGEPLQEVLPAPDEVPVPVIDTDVTHAPGLLRRESARPFDLAAGDAVRALVLRHGPQDHTLLLTFHHIAVDGASLETVAAELAVFYAAATDAAGRHELAAPPQYADHARHEHEGLSGFTAELDRWTALLADAAPPRLPLPAAAAPHTGARPAAVCTVPLAPTVPGALRALGAERHATLFAVSLTAAFAALHRLTGDDDLVIGVAATHRGGTAMRGLVGLCVNTLPVRVDVSDDPTLADLLRRVRDALVEAQGRRHLPFDLVLERLGAGARGADGTALVQVTSDVLGEPTVLRVPGTSAEYVDVPTDGAKFTLSYGLGLSDAAQPAALVQYDGNTLDDTVAEAAVRDYAALLHTLATDPELALSELPFAAPGVPGARTGSPDRTDKATTQPTRPAAGAPAARRGAPGTRRRRPARRGGRTGGGAGPTAPSSRCRCTRRRSPRYRGPAPGRGPGRAPPDRRAFRELASGVWEKHSGPVSQALIRLPALRGSGEEAALADLIAVHLYLSSSPDDPFGARALPEDGDGALRPYAACLASGLRRLPALRGTLVRAVAPSSVPDELVPGALLECDVPLDVVHLDARHAPQPPPSHVRYAIRPLTARRTSVLSRDGNGTQALFGTGAAFTVLARHDAAGALPARILLAELPTGTGPFRAPSSDVVERLDAVARRTGPAGATPWPDRCTGPFHRAQSSP; translated from the coding sequence ATGCCCACTGACGCCGACTCCGCGGCACGCGACCGCCAACAGGAACGGCAGGTGGAACTGCTGCGCCTGGCCCGCACCAGAGCCGCCGGGCGCGCGAAGCCCCGTACCGGCACCGGCGCGGCCTCCCGTGAGGACGATCACGCAGCACGCGGCACCGCCCGATCCGGTACCGACCCGCGGGCCGCGAGCGCCCCCCTCTCCCGCGCCCAGCGCCGCATGTGGCTGATGGAGCGGCTCGGCGGCGCGGGCGACTCGTACCACGTACCGTTCGCCACGCGCGTGCGCGGTCCGTTCGACGTGGCCGCGTTCGCCACCGCCGTCACCTCACTGGTGGCCCGGCACGGCATCCTCCGCACCCGCTACACGGAGTGCGAGGGCGAGCCCCTGCAGGAGGTGCTCCCGGCACCGGATGAGGTCCCCGTACCCGTCATCGACACCGACGTGACGCACGCCCCGGGGCTGCTGCGGCGGGAGTCGGCCCGGCCGTTCGACCTCGCGGCCGGCGACGCCGTACGGGCGCTCGTCCTGCGCCACGGCCCGCAGGACCACACGCTGCTCCTGACGTTCCATCACATCGCGGTGGACGGCGCCTCGCTGGAGACCGTGGCCGCCGAACTCGCCGTCTTCTACGCGGCGGCCACCGACGCGGCGGGCCGGCACGAGCTCGCCGCACCGCCGCAGTACGCCGACCACGCGCGCCACGAGCACGAGGGCCTCTCCGGATTCACGGCTGAACTGGACCGCTGGACCGCCCTGTTGGCCGACGCCGCCCCACCGCGCCTGCCCCTGCCGGCGGCGGCCGCGCCGCACACCGGCGCCCGGCCCGCGGCCGTGTGCACCGTGCCCCTCGCGCCCACCGTGCCCGGCGCCCTGCGGGCGCTGGGTGCAGAGCGGCACGCCACGCTCTTCGCGGTGTCGCTGACCGCGGCCTTCGCCGCCCTGCACCGCCTCACCGGCGACGACGACCTCGTCATCGGCGTGGCGGCCACCCACCGCGGCGGAACGGCCATGCGCGGGCTGGTCGGCCTGTGCGTCAACACCCTGCCCGTACGGGTCGACGTCTCGGACGACCCGACCCTCGCCGACCTTCTGCGACGGGTACGCGACGCACTCGTCGAAGCCCAGGGCCGCAGGCACCTCCCCTTCGACCTGGTCCTCGAACGCCTCGGCGCGGGAGCACGCGGCGCTGACGGCACCGCGCTGGTCCAGGTCACCTCCGACGTCCTCGGCGAACCGACGGTCCTCCGCGTGCCGGGTACGTCGGCCGAGTACGTGGACGTACCCACGGACGGCGCGAAGTTCACCCTGTCCTACGGCCTGGGGCTCAGCGACGCCGCACAGCCCGCCGCATTGGTCCAGTACGACGGCAACACGCTGGACGACACCGTGGCGGAGGCCGCCGTACGGGACTACGCGGCCCTGCTCCATACGCTGGCAACCGACCCGGAACTCGCCCTGAGCGAGCTGCCCTTCGCCGCCCCGGGCGTGCCCGGTGCGCGCACCGGGTCCCCGGACCGCACCGACAAGGCCACCACGCAGCCCACCCGGCCCGCGGCTGGTGCGCCGGCTGCGAGGCGCGGCGCGCCAGGGACGCGCCGGCGGAGACCGGCCAGGCGGGGGGGTCGTACTGGGGGTGGCGCAGGACCGACAGCACCGAGTTCCCGATGCCGTTGTACGCGTCGTCGTAGCCCGCGGTATCGAGGCCCCGCGCCCGGGCGCGGGCCCGGCCGCGCCCCGCCGGACCGCCGCGCGTTCCGGGAGCTGGCCTCCGGGGTCTGGGAGAAGCACAGCGGCCCCGTCAGCCAGGCCCTCATCCGGCTGCCCGCCCTGCGCGGAAGCGGCGAGGAGGCGGCCCTGGCCGATCTGATCGCCGTCCACCTCTACCTCTCCTCCTCCCCCGACGACCCGTTCGGAGCCCGCGCCCTGCCCGAGGACGGCGACGGCGCGCTGCGCCCGTACGCCGCCTGCCTGGCCTCCGGTCTGCGGCGCCTTCCCGCGCTGCGGGGCACCCTCGTACGCGCCGTGGCGCCGTCGTCCGTCCCGGACGAGTTGGTGCCGGGCGCGCTGCTGGAGTGCGACGTTCCGCTGGACGTCGTCCACCTGGACGCGCGGCACGCGCCCCAGCCGCCGCCGTCCCACGTCCGCTACGCCATCCGGCCCCTGACCGCCCGCCGCACCTCGGTGCTCTCCCGTGACGGGAACGGGACGCAGGCTCTCTTCGGTACCGGCGCGGCGTTCACCGTCCTGGCCCGCCACGACGCGGCCGGCGCCCTGCCCGCCCGCATCCTGCTGGCCGAACTGCCCACCGGCACCGGCCCCTTCCGGGCCCCCTCGTCCGATGTCGTGGAACGGCTGGACGCCGTCGCCCGCCGTACGGGCCCGGCCGGGGCGACGCCCTGGCCGGACCGGTGCACCGGCCCGTTCCACCGGGCCCAGTCGAGTCCTTGA
- a CDS encoding non-ribosomal peptide synthetase encodes MTQSPTAPVVPAKPLHTGLGTGRNTGLGTGTGLGTALSVAHGPAAEPTSVLARFEDWARRTPRAPAVIDRTEIWTYQDLDAAAELVAADLGDRVRPGDLVGVCLDRSTALVVTAVALARIGAVYLPLGPRPGERRIQAVTEDLDVACLIGDPAVLPEEHRGGKHAPLPLLLPTDGVNAPAAAVAAFADSVRGTRRAPEGALYAVLTSGSTGRPKAVAVAESSLSVALDWYRAETGLAPGDRQSLLIGVAFDPHLLELWAALTSGAALVPAPDDTRWDSDVLTDWWRDTALTHVVAATPTVEPLLDRPWPQDLNLRHLVVGGDRMRRRPGPDVTATVHNAYGPAEATVVTTTHTMRGTDPEAGDPTPPPIGTALPGVTLVVTDDEGRPVARGQDGELRIGGHCLALGYLDPELTARRFAAPPQEPELPAVDRLYRTGDRVRMNADGGLDFLGRLDDQVKISGVRIEPAEVEAAFEQDHRVRSAVVTVLRDSSGHGRLVAHVRPVDGAEPAAGDLLAAVRAWLPEQAVPSAVRIVDGYPLDANGKVDRAALTARTPDPVTPRTAAPNDLADATGTERFVLTTVRDLLGRPDTGPGDNFTDAGGTSVVAARLMAAVERETGVRPRAHELLRSADLRAFAAVVHQRRTPRPEGA; translated from the coding sequence ATGACCCAGTCCCCGACCGCGCCCGTCGTCCCCGCCAAGCCTCTCCACACCGGCCTCGGCACGGGCCGCAACACCGGCCTCGGCACCGGCACCGGCCTCGGCACCGCGCTGAGCGTCGCCCATGGCCCGGCCGCCGAACCGACCAGTGTGCTCGCCCGCTTCGAGGACTGGGCCCGGCGCACCCCGCGGGCCCCGGCAGTGATCGACCGCACCGAGATCTGGACGTACCAGGACCTCGACGCGGCGGCCGAGCTGGTCGCCGCCGATCTGGGCGACCGCGTACGGCCCGGCGACCTGGTCGGCGTCTGCCTCGACCGGTCCACGGCCCTGGTGGTGACCGCCGTCGCCCTCGCCCGGATCGGCGCCGTCTACCTGCCGCTCGGCCCCCGCCCCGGCGAACGCCGCATCCAGGCCGTCACCGAGGACCTCGACGTCGCCTGCCTCATCGGCGACCCCGCTGTCCTGCCCGAGGAACACCGCGGCGGGAAGCACGCCCCGCTGCCGCTGCTGCTGCCCACCGATGGCGTCAACGCCCCCGCCGCCGCGGTGGCGGCCTTCGCCGACTCCGTCCGCGGAACCCGGCGCGCGCCCGAGGGCGCCCTGTACGCCGTCCTCACCTCCGGCTCCACCGGCCGCCCCAAGGCGGTCGCCGTGGCCGAGTCCTCGCTCTCCGTCGCCCTCGACTGGTACCGGGCCGAGACCGGCCTGGCGCCGGGTGACCGCCAGTCCCTGCTCATCGGCGTCGCGTTCGACCCGCATCTGCTGGAGCTCTGGGCCGCACTGACCTCCGGTGCCGCCCTCGTCCCGGCCCCGGACGACACCCGCTGGGACTCGGACGTGCTCACCGACTGGTGGCGTGACACCGCCCTCACCCACGTGGTGGCGGCCACTCCCACCGTCGAACCGCTCCTGGACCGGCCGTGGCCGCAGGACCTCAACCTGCGCCACCTCGTCGTCGGCGGCGACCGCATGCGCCGACGGCCCGGCCCCGACGTCACCGCCACCGTCCACAACGCCTACGGCCCCGCGGAAGCCACCGTCGTCACCACCACCCACACCATGCGCGGCACGGACCCGGAGGCCGGTGACCCGACCCCGCCACCCATCGGCACCGCGCTGCCGGGCGTCACCCTCGTCGTCACGGACGACGAGGGCCGGCCCGTCGCCCGCGGGCAGGACGGCGAACTGCGCATCGGCGGCCACTGCCTGGCGCTCGGATACCTTGACCCCGAACTGACCGCACGCCGGTTCGCCGCGCCTCCACAAGAGCCGGAGCTGCCCGCGGTCGACCGCCTCTACCGCACGGGCGACCGGGTACGGATGAACGCCGACGGCGGCCTGGACTTCCTCGGCCGCCTGGACGACCAGGTGAAGATCAGCGGGGTGCGGATCGAACCGGCCGAGGTGGAAGCCGCCTTCGAGCAGGACCACCGGGTACGCAGTGCCGTCGTCACCGTGCTGCGCGACAGCTCCGGCCACGGCCGCCTCGTCGCGCACGTACGGCCCGTCGACGGCGCCGAACCCGCGGCCGGGGACCTCCTCGCCGCGGTCCGTGCCTGGCTGCCCGAGCAGGCCGTCCCCAGCGCCGTACGGATCGTCGACGGCTACCCGCTCGACGCCAACGGCAAGGTGGACCGGGCCGCCCTGACGGCCCGGACCCCGGACCCCGTGACGCCCCGGACCGCCGCCCCGAACGACCTCGCCGACGCCACCGGCACCGAGCGGTTCGTGCTGACGACCGTGCGCGACCTCCTCGGCCGGCCCGACACCGGCCCCGGCGACAACTTCACCGACGCCGGCGGCACCTCCGTCGTCGCCGCACGGCTGATGGCGGCCGTCGAACGCGAGACCGGAGTACGCCCGCGCGCCCACGAGCTGCTGCGCAGCGCCGACCTGCGCGCCTTCGCCGCCGTCGTCCACCAGCGCCGCACCCCGCGACCGGAAGGAGCCTGA
- a CDS encoding pirin family protein: MSNLDRQPALSTCGGRGFVVAEPVRELLSPRTVKLGGSTEVRRLLPNLGRRMVGAWCFVDHYGPDDIADEPGMAVAPHPHSGLQTVSWLHEGEVLHRDSVGSLATIRPRELGLMTSGRGISHSEESPRPHARFLHGAQLWVALPDAHRDVDPHFQHHAELPQVTAPGLAATVILGTLDSATSPGSTYSPIVGADLTLAAGTETRLPLDPDFEYAVLSMSGEAHVDGVPLLPGSMLYLGCGRPDLPLRASSDASLMLLGGEPFEEEIVMFWNWIGRSQADIEEFREAWTNGTLYGEVKGYDGPPIPAPELPPTRLKPRGRTR; encoded by the coding sequence ATGAGCAATCTCGATCGCCAGCCCGCTCTCTCCACCTGCGGCGGCCGCGGTTTCGTCGTGGCCGAGCCCGTACGCGAGCTCCTGAGCCCGCGCACCGTCAAGCTCGGTGGGTCCACCGAGGTACGCCGTCTCCTGCCGAACCTGGGTCGCCGGATGGTCGGCGCCTGGTGCTTCGTCGACCACTACGGCCCCGACGACATCGCCGACGAGCCCGGCATGGCGGTGGCCCCCCACCCCCACTCGGGTCTGCAGACCGTCAGCTGGCTCCACGAGGGCGAGGTGCTGCACCGCGACAGCGTCGGCAGCCTGGCGACGATCCGCCCGCGCGAGCTGGGCCTGATGACCTCCGGCCGCGGCATCAGCCACTCGGAGGAGAGCCCGCGCCCGCACGCCCGCTTCCTGCACGGCGCGCAGCTGTGGGTGGCGCTCCCCGACGCCCACCGCGACGTGGACCCGCACTTCCAGCACCACGCGGAGCTCCCGCAGGTCACCGCCCCGGGTCTGGCGGCGACCGTCATCCTGGGCACGCTGGACTCGGCGACCTCGCCGGGGTCCACGTACAGCCCGATCGTCGGAGCGGACCTGACGCTGGCGGCGGGCACGGAAACCCGGCTCCCGCTGGACCCGGACTTCGAGTACGCGGTCCTGTCGATGTCGGGCGAAGCCCACGTCGACGGCGTCCCGCTCCTCCCGGGCTCGATGCTCTACCTCGGCTGCGGCCGCCCGGACCTCCCCCTGCGCGCGAGCTCGGACGCGAGCCTGATGCTCCTGGGCGGCGAGCCGTTCGAGGAGGAGATCGTGATGTTCTGGAACTGGATCGGCCGGAGCCAGGCGGACATCGAGGAGTTCCGCGAGGCCTGGACGAACGGCACCCTCTACGGCGAGGTCAAGGGCTACGACGGCCCCCCGATCCCCGCGCCTGAACTCCCGCCAACTCGCTTGAAGCCTAGGGGGAGAACGCGCTGA
- a CDS encoding MerR family transcriptional regulator, whose translation MSSQVDQDRTSGGRYRREDVARAAGVKVRNLRYYQERGLLPPPRREGRIAWYSDDHLTRLRLISDLLGRGYTVNGIAELLAAWEQGGGISQLLGLEREMTRDWEQEESVSMSRAELRELFGPTASPEDTRRAAELGYVTIDGDLVTHRSRRLLEATETLVRAGVPLGEVLDAGDFVQAQAAAVADRFVALFRQHVIGPEGLEQLSATRLRHITEAVAALRPLAGGVVAAEFARAMARRVDAEVAELLRTESPEA comes from the coding sequence GTGAGCAGTCAGGTGGATCAGGACAGGACCTCCGGCGGGCGCTACCGGCGGGAAGACGTGGCCCGCGCGGCCGGCGTCAAGGTGCGCAACCTGCGCTACTACCAGGAGCGCGGGCTGCTGCCGCCGCCGCGCCGGGAGGGCCGGATCGCCTGGTACTCCGACGACCACCTCACCCGACTGCGCCTGATCAGCGACCTGTTGGGGCGCGGCTACACCGTCAACGGCATCGCGGAACTGCTGGCCGCCTGGGAGCAGGGCGGCGGGATATCCCAACTGCTTGGCCTGGAGCGGGAGATGACCCGCGACTGGGAGCAGGAGGAGTCGGTCTCCATGTCCCGGGCCGAGCTGCGCGAGCTCTTCGGCCCGACGGCGTCCCCCGAGGACACCCGGCGGGCGGCCGAGTTGGGCTACGTGACGATCGACGGGGACCTCGTCACCCACCGCAGTCGGCGCCTCCTGGAGGCGACCGAGACGCTGGTGCGCGCGGGCGTGCCGCTCGGCGAGGTCCTGGACGCGGGTGACTTCGTACAGGCGCAGGCGGCCGCGGTCGCGGACCGGTTCGTCGCGCTGTTCCGGCAGCACGTGATCGGCCCGGAGGGGCTGGAACAGCTTTCGGCCACGCGGCTTCGGCACATCACGGAGGCGGTGGCGGCGCTGCGTCCGCTGGCCGGCGGGGTCGTGGCCGCCGAGTTCGCCCGGGCGATGGCCCGGCGGGTCGATGCCGAGGTCGCCGAGCTGCTGCGCACGGAGTCTCCTGAGGCGTAA
- a CDS encoding methyltransferase, which yields MNRLTTPFGSFELARFPEDPRDRLFAWDAADEYLLRHLESGTGERGPVDLAAAGQITVIGDRWGALTTALAAHHPTQITDSCLTRSATAANLDRNGIGTSKSTVTLLTTQDAPPERIDVLLVRIPKSLALLEDQLYRVAPHVHAGTVVVGTGMVKEIHTSTLRLFEKILGPTKTSLAEKKARLIFCTPGNPGAAHPTTAGPWPVTYTADQEAGSGSGLTVVNHAGIFCADRLDVGTRFFLQNIPTNTDGARVVDLGCGNGIVGTAVAVADPDAEVVFTDESYQAMASAEATYRANVKGRLDRAEFLVGDGVAMLPPGSVDLILCNPPFHSHQATTDATALRMFAQSRKALRPGGELWVVANRHMGYHTHLRRLFGNSEVAASEPKFVVLRAVKRREQPRPA from the coding sequence ATGAACCGTCTGACCACGCCCTTCGGCTCCTTCGAGCTCGCCCGCTTCCCCGAGGACCCGCGCGACCGGCTCTTCGCATGGGACGCCGCCGACGAGTACCTGCTGCGCCACCTCGAATCCGGTACGGGCGAACGCGGCCCGGTGGATCTGGCCGCCGCCGGCCAGATCACCGTGATCGGGGACCGGTGGGGGGCGCTGACGACGGCGCTGGCCGCCCACCACCCCACGCAGATCACCGACTCCTGCCTGACCCGTTCCGCCACCGCGGCCAACCTGGACCGCAACGGCATCGGGACGAGCAAGAGCACCGTGACGCTGCTGACCACGCAGGACGCGCCGCCGGAGCGGATCGACGTGCTCCTGGTACGGATCCCCAAGAGCCTGGCGCTGCTGGAGGACCAGCTCTACCGGGTGGCCCCGCACGTGCACGCCGGGACCGTCGTCGTGGGCACCGGCATGGTGAAGGAGATCCACACCTCCACGCTGCGCCTCTTCGAGAAGATCCTCGGGCCGACCAAGACCTCGCTGGCGGAGAAGAAGGCCCGGCTGATCTTCTGCACGCCCGGGAACCCCGGCGCCGCGCACCCCACGACCGCCGGGCCGTGGCCCGTGACGTACACGGCGGACCAGGAGGCCGGATCCGGCTCGGGGCTGACCGTCGTCAACCACGCCGGGATCTTCTGCGCCGACCGGCTGGACGTCGGCACGCGCTTCTTCCTCCAGAACATCCCGACCAACACGGACGGGGCCCGGGTCGTCGACCTGGGCTGCGGCAACGGCATCGTCGGCACGGCGGTCGCGGTGGCCGACCCGGACGCCGAGGTCGTCTTCACGGACGAGTCGTACCAGGCGATGGCCTCGGCCGAGGCGACGTACCGGGCGAACGTCAAGGGCAGGCTGGACCGCGCCGAATTCCTCGTCGGCGACGGCGTCGCGATGCTGCCGCCCGGCTCGGTGGACCTGATCCTGTGCAACCCGCCCTTCCACTCCCACCAGGCGACGACGGACGCCACGGCGCTGCGCATGTTCGCGCAGTCGCGCAAGGCGCTGCGGCCGGGCGGCGAGCTGTGGGTGGTCGCCAACCGCCACATGGGCTACCACACCCACCTGCGCCGGCTCTTCGGCAACAGCGAGGTCGCCGCGAGCGAACCGAAGTTCGTGGTGCTGCGGGCGGTCAAGCGGCGCGAGCAGCCCCGCCCCGCGTGA
- a CDS encoding tetratricopeptide repeat protein, protein MNAQQGYLEHGTAAERWDRGLLFFEAKEYANAALVLDGVAAEAPELLAPRLLLARAYYHSAQLSRAERELRAILERWPVEDYAQLMLGRTLERQGRAAEAAPHLRIAAAMAGDFPE, encoded by the coding sequence ATGAACGCGCAGCAGGGCTACCTGGAGCACGGGACCGCGGCCGAGCGCTGGGACCGCGGCCTGCTCTTCTTCGAGGCCAAGGAGTACGCGAACGCCGCCCTGGTCCTGGACGGCGTGGCCGCAGAGGCGCCCGAGCTGCTGGCGCCCCGGCTGCTGCTGGCCCGTGCCTACTACCACTCCGCCCAGCTCTCGCGGGCCGAGCGCGAGCTGCGCGCCATCCTGGAGCGGTGGCCCGTGGAGGACTACGCGCAGCTGATGCTCGGCCGGACCCTGGAGCGCCAGGGCCGGGCCGCGGAGGCGGCGCCGCACCTGCGGATCGCCGCCGCGATGGCCGGGGATTTCCCCGAGTAG
- a CDS encoding non-ribosomal peptide synthetase, giving the protein MTPTTPQPTTPQPIDPVTGAPVPPPVRATTLSALLARNAALTPNALAVVDGDTTLTYAGLLEAGHALAAYLRDHGVSRGDRVALMTTRSARTVVAQLGLWLAGAVCVPLDPAQPRPRTEAMIADADVTLTVGDGKLLDAVTLPGPVLALPEEPLMSGSPVDDSDPDSPAFIMFTSGSTGRPKGVAVPHRAIAELVTAPDYVTLTGRDRVLFHSPMTFDASTFEVWVALANGAAVVVCTEQRPSLEDLARHVERYGVTVAFFTTALFHQLAARRSRVFTQLRSVLVGGEAMATAPAREVLTAFPWLELVNGYGPTETTTFATAHRVTEQDLEGPIPIGRPISGATAHVLDSEGRPVADGDRGELWIGGSRLALGYTGRPELTAERFVEHPAAGRLYRTGDVVSLRPDGILRFHGRNDDQVKVRGFRIEPAEVEHVLREQPDVDDAAVTVDGAGTPQARLVAFVVAAPGPVPSGGALRERLTAALPAHLVPDAITLLGRLPLTPAGKVDRRALTGRPHAADNRPTDVPAAEMTPLEQAVADVWSQALELEVTSADIEFFALGGHSLLALAATENLREELGVEISLAEFFAAPTVAAQAALVERALLAAHGDLHLDLPEHSDAH; this is encoded by the coding sequence ATGACACCCACCACCCCGCAGCCCACCACCCCGCAGCCCATCGACCCGGTGACCGGTGCACCCGTACCGCCGCCGGTGCGGGCGACCACCCTGTCGGCGCTCCTTGCCCGGAACGCCGCACTCACCCCGAACGCACTCGCCGTCGTGGACGGCGACACCACCCTCACCTACGCCGGTCTCCTCGAGGCCGGCCACGCCCTCGCGGCGTACCTGCGCGACCACGGGGTGTCCCGCGGCGACCGGGTCGCGCTGATGACGACACGGTCGGCCCGCACGGTCGTGGCGCAGCTCGGGCTGTGGCTGGCCGGAGCCGTGTGCGTGCCGCTCGACCCCGCCCAGCCCCGGCCGCGCACCGAGGCGATGATCGCCGACGCGGACGTGACGCTCACCGTCGGCGACGGCAAGCTGCTGGACGCGGTCACGCTCCCCGGGCCCGTACTCGCCCTGCCCGAGGAGCCGCTCATGAGCGGCTCGCCGGTCGACGACTCCGACCCGGACAGCCCGGCGTTCATCATGTTCACCTCCGGCTCCACCGGCCGCCCCAAGGGCGTCGCCGTGCCGCACCGTGCCATTGCCGAGCTGGTCACCGCACCCGACTACGTCACCCTCACCGGCCGCGACCGCGTCCTGTTCCACTCGCCCATGACCTTCGACGCCTCGACCTTCGAAGTCTGGGTCGCGCTCGCCAACGGCGCGGCGGTCGTCGTCTGCACCGAGCAGCGGCCCTCCCTGGAGGACCTGGCCCGGCACGTCGAGCGGTACGGCGTGACGGTGGCGTTCTTCACCACCGCCCTCTTCCACCAGCTCGCCGCGCGCCGCTCCCGCGTCTTCACCCAGCTCCGCTCGGTCCTCGTCGGCGGCGAGGCGATGGCCACCGCACCTGCCCGCGAGGTGCTCACCGCCTTCCCCTGGCTGGAGCTCGTCAACGGCTACGGACCGACCGAGACGACCACCTTCGCCACCGCCCACCGGGTCACCGAGCAGGACCTGGAGGGGCCGATACCGATCGGCAGGCCCATCTCCGGGGCCACGGCGCACGTCCTGGACTCCGAGGGCCGCCCGGTGGCCGACGGCGACCGGGGCGAACTGTGGATCGGCGGCAGCAGGCTCGCCCTCGGGTACACGGGCCGGCCCGAACTCACCGCCGAGCGCTTCGTCGAGCATCCCGCCGCCGGCCGGCTCTACCGTACGGGCGACGTCGTCTCCCTCAGGCCCGACGGCATCCTCCGGTTCCACGGCCGCAACGACGACCAGGTGAAGGTCCGCGGCTTCCGCATCGAGCCCGCCGAAGTCGAACACGTCCTGCGCGAGCAGCCGGACGTCGACGACGCCGCCGTGACCGTCGACGGCGCCGGCACCCCCCAGGCGCGCCTCGTCGCGTTCGTCGTCGCCGCGCCCGGCCCGGTGCCCTCCGGCGGAGCGCTGCGCGAGCGTCTCACCGCTGCCCTGCCCGCCCACCTGGTGCCCGACGCGATCACCCTGCTGGGGCGGCTTCCCCTCACCCCGGCCGGCAAGGTCGACCGGCGGGCGCTCACCGGTCGCCCGCACGCGGCCGACAACCGGCCCACCGACGTGCCGGCAGCGGAGATGACACCGCTGGAGCAGGCCGTCGCCGATGTGTGGAGCCAGGCCCTGGAACTCGAAGTCACCAGCGCCGACATCGAGTTCTTCGCCCTCGGCGGCCATTCCCTGCTCGCCCTCGCCGCCACCGAGAACCTCCGCGAGGAACTCGGCGTGGAAATCTCCCTCGCCGAGTTCTTCGCCGCCCCGACCGTCGCCGCGCAGGCCGCGCTGGTCGAACGTGCCCTCCTGGCCGCCCACGGCGACCTCCACCTCGACCTTCCGGAGCACAGCGATGCCCACTGA